The genomic window AGCAGCCATTTTTTTAACATATGAAAAAACGTGTCATCGCTCATCGGTGCCATCGCGGCGGAGAAAATGACAACGTATACAAATATTAATATCCAACGTCGCGAGGCTTTATTTGTTATGTCAAATAGCTCTGGAATGAGCGCTGTCGCAAGCGAAATGCGAATAAATGCGCCCGCTAGCCATTGATACACGGATAAAAAATCAAAATGCTCTAAATATGTTCCTAAATTCACCATTCTCCATTGCTCAAAAGCCGGATAACGCAAATGACTAGCTTCTGTCGGTCCAAACTCTGTAATGGCTCCAATTGTCGGTCCGATCGATAGACTGGCAGCGACAAGCCCGAATAAAACGAGTTTCATAAAAGAAATGTCCGTTTTCATTTGTTGTTGCATAAACAGTAAAAGAACAATTTCACCATATCCGGTAGCGACGTACATCACTCCCTTCCAAATGGGCATCCAGCCGTTTTCGAGCATCGGTTTTAACAGCTCATAATTTTTATGCGGGATCGTCGCTAAAGCGACAAATATACCGAACAATACGACGAAAGGTAAAATAATACCTGACGTTTTGGCGATCGATGGCAAGCCAATCGAAGCATTATAAAAACAAATGATACAAAGTGTTACAATAATCGCCCAGTTCGGTGTACCCGTTAAATATGAGGTCGTTGTAAACGTTGTTGTATCTTTTAATGTCACAATACTAATGAGAAGTAAATATAAACATGTGACAGAAGCGATAAAATAGGCCATTGGGGCACCGATATTTTCTTTTAGCCATTGAAAGATGTGCGTTTGTTGTGATTGTTTGATAGGAAAATAAATGAGAGGAAGAAACATGACAAGCAACACAAGCCCAATGACGGTCGAGATCCACGCATCCCGCCCAGCAATTTCAAGTAAAACAGGAATGATGATAACATGATTCATAAGACCGATCGATAACATTAACACGAATAACATTTGCACCGTATTCATATACACACACCTTTTTCCTTTTTGTATTTTTATCGTTTCCAAACAGGGAAATGATATGCATTGTCACCATCTAGGCTCGTTTCACCATATAAATAAAAAAGTAGTTGTGCTACAATAAATGAAGTGAACGTATAGTCGAGGAGGAACGAACATGAAAATGACGTTAGGTGTATTATACGGCGGCAAATCGCCTGAACATAAAGTATCATTACAAACGGCACGTTCGGTCATTAATGCCATAAATAAAGAAAAGTTTCGTGTCGTCCCCATTTACATTACGACCAATGGAGAATGGCTGCGTGGGGAAGCGATTGAAGGGGAAGTGCAACATGTGAAGCAGCTTGCTTTTCAACAAGGTTTACCAGCGCTTGCGTCTATTGCAAATCGTTCGGAAAAAAAAGAAGAGCGCATTGATGTTATTTTCCCTCTTTTACACGGGCCGAACGGAGAAGATGGAACGGTGCAAGGGATGTTAGAATTATTAAACGTACCGTATGTTGGGAACGGTGTGTTAGCATCAGCTGTCGGTATGGATAAGGTTGTTATGAAACAACTGTTTGCGCAAGCGGGATTAAAACAAGCACGTTACGTCTTTTTCTTGAAAAAAGAATGGGAAAAACATGAAGAAAACGTATATGAAACAGTAGAACGTGAGCTTGGCTATCCGTGTTTTGTCAAACCAGCCAATGCTGGTTCGAGCGTAGGAATAAGTAAATGTAAAAACCGTGAGCAGCTACAAGTGGCATTCCAAGAGGCGTTTCGTTACGATCGAAAAGTAATCGTCGAAGAAGCGATTGTTGGCCGTGAAGTAGAAATTGGGGTGATCGGAAACGATGAGCCAATTTGCTCTGTTGTTGGGGAAATTGTGCCGAAAAAAGAATTTTACGATTACGAAGCAAAATATGTCGATGGAAATACAGAATTAGTTATTCCAGCGAACATTACAGATAAAGAATACGAAACGATGAAACAAATGGCGCTTACCGCTTTTAAAGTGCTCGATTTAGCTGGATTAGTCCGCGCCGACTTTTTCTTGACGGCAGATGGGGAGGCGTATATTAACGAAGTCAATACGATGCCAGGCTTCACCCCATTTAGCATGTTCCCGCTTTTATGGAAACATACTGGCGTATCGTACGAGGAGTTAATTGAACGCCTTATTCAACTAGCGATTGAGCGATATGAAGAAAAACAAAACATTACGTATGTGTTTTAAGGTGATGATATGATTAAACGTTCATTAGCTAATATTCAAACAATGATTCCGAACAGCACGGTGGATGAGCGCTTTGCTTCCGTTGTCATTCACGGTGTGTCGACAGATACGCGTACAATTGAGCAAGGAAATTTGTACGTTCCGCTAAAAGGAGCGACATTTAACGGTCATCAATTCGTCATGCAGGCGTTTGAAAAAGGCGCAGCGGCTGCGCTATGGAGTACAAATGAGCCAAATGCTCCGAAAGATGTGCCGCTCATTTTTGTTGATGATTCGCTCGTTGCATTGCAACAGCTAGCTCATGCGTATCGAAAACAACTTCGCACACGCATGATCGGTGTGACAGGGAGCAATGGAAAAACGACGACAAAAGATATGATCGCCTCTTTGCTTGGAACGGTATATCGTGTGCAAAAGACGGAAGGGAATTTAAATAATCATATTGGTGTGCCGCTAACGCTTCTCCGCCTCAAAGAAGAAACAGAATATGCAGTCGTTGAAATGGGGATGAGTGGGTTTGGAGAGATTGAATTACTCTCTACCATAGTTGAACCAGATGTGGCGATTATTACAAATATTGGTGAATCGCATTTACAAGAGCTCGGTTCGCGTGAAGGAATTGCAACAGCGAAGTTTGAAATTGTAAAAGGCCTAAAACGTGACGGACTGTTTATTTATCACGGAGATGAACCGTTATTGCAAACGCGTGTGGAAAGCGCTAATCTTTCGCATGTTCAAACGTTCGGCATGACATCAGCAAACGATTATTATCCAACGGATATTCGTATTCAAGCGGACGGAACGACGTTTACAATAAATCATTGGCCAAACGAAGTGTTTCATATGCCGCTTCTTGGCCGACACCATGTCATGAACGCTCTTGCAGCCATGGCAGTCGCTCGTTTCGCTTCTGTTGATGTGACCGATATGAAGAAAGGATTTTCACGTTTATCTGTTACAAAAATGCGCACAGAAGTCATCAAACGCCATGACGGAGTGACGATCATTAACGATGCATATAACGCAAGTCCGACGTCGATGCGAGCGGCGCTTCAGTTGCTCGCACAATTGACACAATATCGTAAAAAAATTGCCGTTGTCGGCGATATGCTTGAATTAGGTGAACAAGAAATGGCTTTCCACGAACAAATTGGCGAGATGATCGATCCGCAAAAAATAGATTATGTACTTACGTACGGAGAGCGTGCCAAAGCGATCGCTGAACGAGCAAGCAAGCGGTTTAGCGAAGGACGTGTTCGTTCGTATACAAATAAGGCGCAATTAGCTGCAGACTTACAAGCGATGATGGGAGCGGGCGATGTTATTTTATTAAAAGCATCTCGCGGTATGAAGTTAGAGGAAATCATTTCTTTGTTAAATGAGTAAAAAGAAACGTTCAATTTGTTGAAAACATATGCATAAAATGGTATGATGAACAAGAGCTATTTACGGAATGAATTTCAACAAGGCACTTCCGTCTATACGGGA from Anoxybacillus gonensis includes these protein-coding regions:
- a CDS encoding UDP-N-acetylmuramoyl-tripeptide--D-alanyl-D-alanine ligase, which gives rise to MIKRSLANIQTMIPNSTVDERFASVVIHGVSTDTRTIEQGNLYVPLKGATFNGHQFVMQAFEKGAAAALWSTNEPNAPKDVPLIFVDDSLVALQQLAHAYRKQLRTRMIGVTGSNGKTTTKDMIASLLGTVYRVQKTEGNLNNHIGVPLTLLRLKEETEYAVVEMGMSGFGEIELLSTIVEPDVAIITNIGESHLQELGSREGIATAKFEIVKGLKRDGLFIYHGDEPLLQTRVESANLSHVQTFGMTSANDYYPTDIRIQADGTTFTINHWPNEVFHMPLLGRHHVMNALAAMAVARFASVDVTDMKKGFSRLSVTKMRTEVIKRHDGVTIINDAYNASPTSMRAALQLLAQLTQYRKKIAVVGDMLELGEQEMAFHEQIGEMIDPQKIDYVLTYGERAKAIAERASKRFSEGRVRSYTNKAQLAADLQAMMGAGDVILLKASRGMKLEEIISLLNE
- a CDS encoding D-alanine--D-alanine ligase, whose protein sequence is MKMTLGVLYGGKSPEHKVSLQTARSVINAINKEKFRVVPIYITTNGEWLRGEAIEGEVQHVKQLAFQQGLPALASIANRSEKKEERIDVIFPLLHGPNGEDGTVQGMLELLNVPYVGNGVLASAVGMDKVVMKQLFAQAGLKQARYVFFLKKEWEKHEENVYETVERELGYPCFVKPANAGSSVGISKCKNREQLQVAFQEAFRYDRKVIVEEAIVGREVEIGVIGNDEPICSVVGEIVPKKEFYDYEAKYVDGNTELVIPANITDKEYETMKQMALTAFKVLDLAGLVRADFFLTADGEAYINEVNTMPGFTPFSMFPLLWKHTGVSYEELIERLIQLAIERYEEKQNITYVF
- a CDS encoding GerAB/ArcD/ProY family transporter, giving the protein MNTVQMLFVLMLSIGLMNHVIIIPVLLEIAGRDAWISTVIGLVLLVMFLPLIYFPIKQSQQTHIFQWLKENIGAPMAYFIASVTCLYLLLISIVTLKDTTTFTTTSYLTGTPNWAIIVTLCIICFYNASIGLPSIAKTSGIILPFVVLFGIFVALATIPHKNYELLKPMLENGWMPIWKGVMYVATGYGEIVLLLFMQQQMKTDISFMKLVLFGLVAASLSIGPTIGAITEFGPTEASHLRYPAFEQWRMVNLGTYLEHFDFLSVYQWLAGAFIRISLATALIPELFDITNKASRRWILIFVYVVIFSAAMAPMSDDTFFHMLKKWLLPISFFFICFLSTLLCVLALAIRIKERRASA